The nucleotide window agtaggcgggaggggtgagtactgctcatggacacagtagcctgaactttttcactatctcttttcctctgcctcaaagcaggaaggtCCTGCTCCAgaccagtcagtactacccagataaggggaacatgagattttacacttaccaatcaagtattaacacgcaagggtctttgtctgaatgtgtataaaaggtttgtgaaatctgtgtaagacagagtcttttgtaccaaggtacaggctctcctttttctgcagaataaagcatttttccttatccctgtcaggttgctaattggctctcagctaggcaaacccgATATTTTCAGTAACATCCCCTTGTTGGTCCTTCTGGCCAGGTGTCAGCCAAGTTATGGGAGCGTCTTAACCCTTTACGGGTAAAAAGGAAtgaacccttaactgtctgtttatgacacccccgccccccagtcaTAGACAGGGCTGGAtcacactggctgtgatttcttcctagaactttaggagaaaacagagttaataagacacatgcacctttacatacaCTATGGattatgtaaaaacaaacaagatttttcacatttcaaggacgATTTTAACCAGTTGcttctgggaaactttcaagaGGGAGAGCATCAAGCACGTGGTTAGAAGCacctgaaatgtgttgtatttcaaaatcaaattcttggagagctaaactccaccaaAGAAGTGTTTTGTTATTGGCCTTGGTGGTGTGAAGCCACTTCAGCGCAGCATGGtgggtttgtagctggaaacgctgtCCCCAGACGtacgggcgtagcttttccagcaTGTACACATTCCCTTTCGCTGATTgcccagtggctttccctctcagccagtttcttgctgagaaacatgacaggatggaattcttgatttGGTCCTTCCTGCAGTCAAactgcccccacagccccctcggACGCCTCTGTGGTTCCTAGGAACGGTTTGttgaagtctggggcccttagcacagggttagacatgaATGTCTCCTTAAGCTcattaaaggccttctgacactcatcagtccactgcaCTGCATCTGGCTGGTCTctttggtcaggtctgtcagcCAGGCGGCGATTTGGctatagtgtggtacaaattacctgtaatatccggccaagccttgGAAGGATTGGACccatttctttgactttggggcaGGCCACTTTTGAACACCAGCCACCTTGGCCTCTGAGggttgatagttccttgacccacctggtgtccaaggtaagtcactctgcaAAGAGGAATTAACTCAACTGTGTGTTTATGACAGACTGTGCTCCTGTCATCTAcacaaaccttctgtgttaccagctggctgagagtcccggtgaatcccaggaagaggggtgcagggccctgactcccccacacgcCGTGACAGGggtgcgggggcgggggaggttagGGAACAGCACcagggtgggggtgcagcagggcacaGGGAGCCATGCTGgctagggggtgcagggggtgttgGGGAGCAGCACCAGGGTAGAgggttgtagaactgataaatgaaattgtttttaattgttcactttattaatgtaacttctgttcaccattcactacacttgtctatattgtaacttctgttcactgtttgccctgttgtaattcaaaccccattttaaaacactcactccattttgtaaaagcttcctccaaccttcatttttgcaaacccggctgtaatcttattagtttaggttAGCTGTGTGACTGAGGtgtgtatggatgatggaatcgacctccagccccagcctgtcctgatgaaataaagttcaaatcCCCGCcccggctgaagatgcagacaagagccctaacaaagtaagcagagtccaccctaaacagaacaggtacaacagaaggaagatcaaagccaggtcctaGGCTGCAATTGACAGGTGATCAAttaccaaacccagaggcagcgtgacacagcaagacctatagactctggattcagacTAAAGCCTAcagaaaggatgggtgagatgggagactttggagggtaacattctgctgtgAACATGGAAGGGCATCGGGGCAGGCCCAGCAGAGACCCAGCTGGTCCTTGTgaccagctttcctggccagttaccgccacaagctacgaacccaagctgcaaaatcaagccacgaactcaagctatgtccaggactggtaactatgcagcagctgcagaacatctgatggttGATGGTTGGGGggtggtgggtgtgtgtgtgtgtgtgtgtgtgtgtgtgttaggtataatgtgtgtgtataaggattaagatattagttattggtcataaatcagattgttatcataataaatgtggcatctttgtcttgccccctgaaaagatcctgtgtagttttgagTGTACAGCAGTTGgggagcagacagacagacacacgcggacggcccagggctgcccagctgctgcggggggtcCCAGTGGAGGGCCGGTATGCGATGAGCCAGCACAGGCTGCAATCCGGCCAGCCCCAATTCCCGCTGGTAGCCATGGCCAGGCTATATAAGGAatgccagggctggggcatggggggggggccGGGCCAGGCCGCAGCGGGAGGGGGCCCCTGACTGGCCAAAGAAGGCGACGTTGGGCCGGGAATGCAGCCGGTGGCTCAGGCAAAGCTGCCCCGGGGGCCCGGGGCCCCGCCCCGGCCGGGGTATAAAGCCAGGCCCGATGGGGATGCTCCAGTCACCCCAGGCCTGACTAGTCCCCTTCTGCCCCGACAGCAGCTCTTGGCGCGCCCTGGTAAGTGCCCCCTGCCCATCGCAGGAGAGACCTGGGcagcccctgccttccccccgagcccccgccccagagctgcctgccccacGGCGGGGGGGCTTGGGGGCCCGACACAGCTCAACTTGTCCCAGGGAGTCCCAGTGGGGCACAATCCCTCCATGGGGCAGAGCCAGCCACCCAGGAAGCAGGGACCCATGGCATTCagcccccagcaccagccccagccctgcccagggagCTCGGTGCTGGCCTCCTCCTGCCCAGGACTCCGGGGTGGGGGCACCGAACCTCAGGGGGGTGGGGCCATTCCTGGTTCTGCCCCGTTTTCCCCAGGACGCAGGCCTGGGGCAGCCTGGGgtctggtggggggaaagggacagtgtgggggcagggacagcaggaAGATGGGGtacaggggcagtggggggatgagggaaaggggcagcagatagtcagggggtgggggactCTGGGGGATGGGTActgggcagtgagggggcaggaGAAATAGGGGGATGGTAGTAAGTGGATAGCGAGGGAGTGGGAAGCAGTGGGGTGATGGGGCAGTGAGGAGATAGGGGTCAGTGTAGGggttgggagggagtggggggaatggggcagagggcagtggggttgagtgggagttggggggatggggcagcagaCGGGGGAGCTGGGCGGGAGTGGGGGGGGACAGGGCAGTGggtgagggggatggggcagcGGCTGGTGGGGTTGGGTGGGATTTGGGGGGGACTGGACAGCCACCGGGGTGGGTAGGGGGGGTGGGGCaatgggcaggggggttgggcgggagcaggggagatggggcagcgggtgatggggggtggggggaacgggGCAGCGGCTGGTGGGGGGGACCGGGCAgcaggtgggggagatggggcagcaggtggtggaggtggggggaatggggcagcagctggtggggggacggggccgcAGGTGGGGGGGACGGGGCAGCAGGttgtggaggtggggggaatggggcagcagctggtgGGGGGACGGGGCAGCAGGCGAGGGGGATAGGGCAGCAGgcggtggaggtggggggaatggggcagcAGTTGGTGGGGGGACGGGGCAGCAGGCGGGGGGGATAGGGCCGCaggtggtggaggtggggggaatggggcagcagctggtgGGGGGGACCGGGCAGCAGGTAGGGGGGACGGGGCAGCaggtggtggaggtggggggaatggggcagcagctggtgGGGGGACGGGGCAGCAGGCGAGGGGGATAGGGCAGCAGGCGGTGGGGGGACGGGGCAGCAGgcggtggaggtggggggaacaGGGCAGCAGCTGGTGGGGGGGACTGGGCAGCAGGTGGGGGGACGGGGCAGCTGGCGGGGGTGTTGGGTGGGAGTGTGGGGGACAGGGCAGCGGGAGGGCGGGAGCGGGGGGGGGACGGGGCAGCGAGACGTCCAGGGCCATGGCTGGAGGAAGAGCTCGGGGTCAGGGTCGCGGGGAGGttcagtggggctgggtggagcTGGGCGCAGAAATCCCACAGGGGAGCCCAAGCCAAGCACACCAGCTACATGGGAGCTGAGGGTTGGATTCCAGACAACCCCCCCGCCCATGTCTGGCTGGATCTGCGGGGTGATGGGGGGCAGCTTGGCAGCTCCACCCTGCTCCCGGCTGGCTTTGTcggaaggggcagggggtccctgaGGGTCTCGGctccctgtgctggggggagTAGGTCCCTGGGCAGAGTTCCCTGGGGAGGTTCCAGGGGGTTTTAGGGCGAAAGGGTTTCTAGGATTTGGTCCCTGGGGGATTTCTGGGAAAGGAGGTCTTGGGGCGTTCTGGGGTCCCTTGGGGGTttgtaggggtccccaggggaagggggtccctggggggttcTGGGAGTGCCTGAGGGAAGGGGCTCCCGAGGGGGTTCTGGAATCTCTGTGGGAAGGGGGTCCCCGGGCGGGGGGGTTCTGGGGTCACTGGGGGTGCCTGTGGGAAGGGGGTCCCTGGTGGGTTCTGGGGGTGCctgaggggttctgggggtcccCAGAGgaagggggtccctggggtgttttggggtccctgggggtgccTGTGGgaagggggtccctgggggggttctgggggtgcCTGAGGTGTTCTGGGGCTCTCCAGAGgaagggggtccctggggggttcTGGGGGTCCCCAGAGGAAGGGGGTCCCTGGGGCGTTCTGGGGTCCCGCCCGGGCACTCAGCCGACTCTCCTTCAGCAGATGTCGAAAGCGGCCCCCAAGAAGGCGGTGGCCCCGCCGcccccaggctgcaccctggaCATTAACGACCCGCAGGTGCAGAACGCGGCCATCCGCATCCAGGCCTCCTACCGGGGACACAGGtgaggggcgggggcgggggggggcccaGCTGTAACATGGGGcctgtgcccagctctgcagccgCACCCAGGGGCCATGGGGCCGGGGCTCTGGGTGCTCCCGGCTGCTGGGCtgcggggggcacagggggaggcTGGACCGGGTGCTGGGGAGCCCCAGGGgtgagggcagggggtggagggcaaGGGAACCATGGGGGAcctggggggctggagggcaAGGGGACCCGGGGGGTGCGAGGGGCCCTTGAGGGtggcagggagctggagggcaAGGTGGCTGCGGGGGCTCTGAGAGAGTGGAGTGCAGGGAGGcacagggggtttgggggggatctGGGGGGCCAGCGGGACCCATGCGAGCGCCTCCCGCCAGGTCCCGCAAGGAGCTGAAGGAGAAGGGGCCCCCGCGGGTGCTGCAGGCGCTGAAGGACGTGATGCTGATCGAGGGCAGCGCCGCGCGTCTGGAGTGCAGGATCAGCGCCTTCCCCGACCCCTTCATCCGCTGGCTCAAAGATGGGCGGGAGCTCAAGGACGGGCCCAAGTATCGCTACGTCTTCGAGGACCCCGACATCGTGGCGCTGGTGGTGCGGGACGGCGAACTGGCCGACCTGGGGCTCTACACCATCGCCGTAAAGAACACGTTTGGGGAGTGCTCCGACTCTGCCCGCATCCTGGTGGAAGGTAGCACACCGAGACCCTCGTTGTGTGCCCCGAGACCCCCGTTCTGTGCCCCGGGACCCCCATTCTGTTCCCCTGGGACTGGGCCCCGAGACCCCCGTTCTGTGCCCCGGGTCCCCCGTTCTGTGCCCCGGGACCCCCATTCTGTTCCCCTGGGACTGTGCCCTGAGACCCCCGTTCTGTGCCCCGGGACCCCCATTCTGTTCCCCTGGGACTGGGCCCCGAGACCCCCGTTCTGTGCCCCGGGACCCCCGTTCTGTGCCCCTGGGACTGTGCCCCGGGACCCTCGTTCTGTGCCCCGGGACCCCCATTCTGTTCCCCTGGGACTGGGCCCCGAGACCCCCGTTCTGTGCCCCGGGACCCCCATTCTGTTCCCCTGGGACTGGGCCCCGAGACCCCCGTTCTGTGCCCCGGGACCCCCATTCTGTTCCCCTGGGACTGGGCCCCGAGACCCCCGTTCTGTGCCCCTGGGACTGTGCCCCGAGACCCCCGTTCTGTTCCCCTGGGACTGGGCCCCGAGACCCCCGTTCTGTGCCCCGGGACCCCCATTCTGTTCCCCTGGGACTGGGCCCCGAGACCCCCGTTCTGTGCCCCTGGGACTGGGCCCCGAGACCCCCGTTCTGTGCCTTGGGTCCTCCGTTCTGTGCCCCTGGGACTGGGCCCCGAGACCCCCGTTCTGTGCCCCGGGACCCCCATTCTGTTCCCCTGGGACTGTGCCCTGGGACCCTCATTCTGTGCCCTGGGTCCCCCGTTCTGTGCCCCTGGGACTGTGCCCTGGGACCCTCATTCTGTGCCCTGGGACCCTCGTTCTGTGCCCTGGCACTCTGCCCTGGGACCCTTGTTCTGTGCCCCAGGTCCCACGTTCTGTTCCCCTGAGACTGTGCCCTGGGACCCTCGTTCTGTGCCCCGAGACCCCCGTTCTGTGCCCCTGGGACTGTGCCCTGGGACCCTCGTTCTGTGCCCCGGGTCCCCCGTTCTGTGCCCCGGGACCCCCATTCTGTTCCCCTGGGACTGGGCCCCGAGACCCCCGTTCTGTGCCCCTGGGACTGTGCCCCGAGACCCCCGTTCTGTGCCTCGGGACCCCCGTTCTGTGCCCCTGGGACTGTGCCCCGAGACCCCCGTTCTGTGCCCCGGGACCCCCATTCTGTTCCCCTGGGACTGGGCCCCGAGACCCCCGTTCTGTGCCCCGGGACCCCCATTCTGTTCCCCTGGGACTGGGCCCCGAGACCCCCGTTCTGTGCCCCAGGACCCCCATTCTGTTCCCCTGGGACTGGGCCCCGAGACCCCCGTTCTGTGCCCTGGGACTGTGCCCCGAGACCCCCGTTCTGTGCCCCGGGACCCCCATTCTGTTCCCCTGGGACTGGGCCCCGAGACCCCCGTTCTGTGCCCCTGGGACTGTGCCCCGGGACCCTCGTTCTGTGCCCTGGGACTCTGCCCTGGGACCCTTGTTCTCTGCCCCGGGACCCCCATTCTGTTCCCCTGGGACTGGGCCCCGAGACCCCCGTTCTGTGCCCCGGGACTCTGCCCTGGGACCCTTGTTCTGTGCCCCGGGTCCCACGTTCTGTTCCCCTGAGACTGTGCCCTGGGACCCTCGTTCTGTGCCCCGGGACCCCCGTTCTGTGCCCCGGGTCCCCCGTTCTGTTCCCCTGGGACTGGGCCCCAAGACCCCCGTTCTGTGCCCCTGGGACTGTGCCCTGGGACCCTCGTTGTGTGCCCCGAGACCCCCGTTCTGTGCCCCTGGGACTGTGCCCCGAGACCCCCGTTCTGTGCCCCGGGACCCCCATTCTGTTCCCCTGGGACTGGGCCCCGAGACCCCCGTTCTGTGCCCTGGGACTGTGCCCCGAGACCCCCGTTCTGTGCCCCGGGACCCCCATTCTGTTCCCCTGGGACTGGGCCCCGAGACCCCCGTTCTGTGCCCTGGGACTGTGCCCCGAGACCCCCGTTCTGTGCCCCGGGTCCCCCGTTCTGTGCCCCTGGTTCTGTGCCCCGAGACCCCCGTTCTGTGCCCCGAGACCCCCGTTCTGTGCCCCTGGGACTGTGCCCCGAGACCCCCGTTCTGTGCCCCTGGTCCCCCGTTCTGTGCCCCTGGGACTGTGCCCTGGGACCCTCGTTCTGTGCCCTGGGTCCCCCGTTCTGTGCCCCGGGACTCTGCCCTGGGACCCTTGTTCTGTGCCCCGGGTCCCACGTTCTGTTCCCCTGAGACTGTGCCCTGGGACCCTCGTTCTGTGCCCCAGGACCCCCGTTCTGTGCCCCGGGTCCCCCGTTCTGTTCCCCTCGGACTGTGCCCTGGGACCCTCGTTCTGTGCCCCGGGTCCCCCGTTCTGTGCCCCTGGGACTGTGCCCTGGGAGCCCCGTTCTGTGCCTTAGGACCCCTGTTCTGTGCCCCGGGACCCCCGTTCTGTTCCCCTGGGACTGTGCCCCGGGACCCCCGTTCTGTGCCCCGGGACCCCCGTTCTGTTCCCCTGAGACTGTACCCCAGGACCTCCATTCTGTGCCCCAGGACCCCCATTCTGTGCCTTGGGACCCCTATTCTGTGCCCCTGGGACCCCCGTTCTGTGCCCCAGGACCCCCGTTCTGTTCCCCTGGGACTGTGCCCTGGGACCCCAGTTCTGTGCCCTGGGACCCCCATTCTGTGCCCCCAGGACTGTGCCCTGGGACCCTGTTCTGTGCCCCTGGTACCTCCTGTACCTCTCCCGCACCTGCCCCTTTCTGTGTCCCTGGGACCCCCTGTTCTTTTCCCCCCATGCATCCCCTGTTCTGCACCCCTAGAACTCCCTTCTATGCCCCACATTCTGCACTCTCTGTTCTGCACCCCCTAAGAAGGCCTTGCACCCCAGATCCTTGAGGTGCCTCCCCAAGCTCTGCACAAACCCCAGCCATACCCTAGCCCCTGCCCTCACCCCAGGGAGGGGCCACAGCTCTATGGAGGGTCACAATGAAGACGCtcccgctgcccagagcccacTGCAAACCCTCATACATGAGCCCCTCAGCTGGGAGGAGACAGCCCCCCTCTGTGCCTGGCCCCGGGCACGTCCCCCCCCGCCTGGCCTCCAGGCAtgtccccctccctgcccggACCCCTGGCAGTTCCCCGTCCCCGGCTGGCCCCAGGCACAGGGGGCCCCTGGGGTTTGCGTTAGCACGGCCCAGGCTAGTTGTGGCCTGGGGGTCCCAGTGCTGGGCTTGTGCCCCTTGCCCCTGCCCATTCCTTGGCTgctgggcggggggctcagcTCAGGTGCCCCGTCCCCGTCTAACGGTGTCACACCCCCCCTCCAGTACCTGCCAAGATCGAGAAGGGGCCGGAGAGCACCAAGGCAAAGAGAGGTGCCACGGTCACCCTGACAGCGCACATCAGTGGCGAGCCGGCGCCCGACGTGGGCTGGGCCAAGGATGGGGAGGACATCGAGGAGGATGACAGGTGAGGGGGGCCTGACCCCCTCCATTGCCCTGGAGCGGCCAGGTCCTGGGGGTCAGGCCAGGCCTCAGACATGGGGGACTCGGCTCTGGCATGGGCACCCAGCACGGGTGCAGCTCCTGGGGGCTTGGGGAGGCTCCCTGGCCCAGGTGTGGGCGCCCAGCACTGGTGCAGCTCTGGGGGGCTCGGGGTGGGTCCTCAGCCCAGTGTGGGTCTCCAGTGGGTGCCCAGCACGGGTGCAGCTCCGGGGGCTCGGGGCGGGTCGCAGGGCACTCCAGATCTCTGGCCTGGGCACTCACCTGTCTCCGTGCGGCTGGCCCTTCTCCCCAGGGTGTTCTACGACATCGGCAGCAACTCGACCACGCTCACCATCAAGCGGGTGGCTGCGAGCGACGCCGGGAAGTATGAGGTCTTCGTGGAGAACAGCCTGGGCACAGACGAGTCCTTCGCCCGCCTGGACGTGCTCTGACCCTGCTGCTCACACGTCACTGTCACCAGACCCTGCCAGCGCCTCCCGCACCCAGGGCTCGGCCCCCTGGCACAGCCCCTGCTCCTGCCAGCGCCAGTACCTCCTGCACCCGGGGCTCGGCCCCCTGGCACagaccctgctcccacccccgCCTCCCGCACCCGGGGCTCGGCCCCCTGGCACAGACCCTGCTCCCGCCAGCGCCTCCCGCACCCAGGGCTCGGCCCCCtggcacagcccctgctcccgCCAGCGCCAGTACCTCCTGCACCCGGGGCTCGGCCCCCTGGCACagaccctgctcccacccccgcctcctgcacccagggctcggccccctggcacagcccctgctcccgCCAGCGCCTCCCACACCCGGGGCTCGGCCCCCtggcacagcccctgctcccaccaGCGCCAGTACCTCCTGCACCCGGGGCTCAGCCCCCTGGCACGGACCCTGCTCCTGCCAGCGCCTCCCGCACCCGGGGCTCGGCCCCCTGGCACGGACCCTGCTCCCGCCAGCGCCAGTACCTCCTGCACCCGGGGCTCAGCCCACTGGCACGGACCCTGCTCCCGCCAGCACCTCCCGCACCCAGGGCTCGGCCCCCTGGCACGGACCCTGCTCTCGCCAGCACCTCCCGCACCCGGGGCTCAGCCCCCggcacagcccctgctcccaccaGTGCCTCCCGCACCCGGGGCTCGGCCCCCtggcacagcccctgctcccgCCAGCGCCAGTACCTCCTGCACCCGGGGCTTGGCGCCCACACCAGccagcagagaccctggagggagGCTGCCCCCGCCCTGGGACATAGGCCAGCTGTTAAATGGTGCCAGATCTGGCTCAGCCACCAGCTCCCCAGGGCGAGGCAGGTGGGGCCCTGGGCTCTGGTTCGTCCGCCCTGAGGGCTCCAGGCTGCACCAAACTCAGCTCCGCGCGCTGCTGGGCTCAATAAAGGGGCTGCTGCTGTTTGGTGATgtgtctctgctccctgctttgtaGCTCTGaggtgggcggggggcagcacgccctgccccacggcccccTGGCTCATCCTGCCCCACCTGCCAATAGTCATCTGGCAGGTTCCACCTCTCGAATCCTGTCCCGGTCACACCAGGCCAGCTTCTGCCCACCAC belongs to Gopherus flavomarginatus isolate rGopFla2 chromosome 10, rGopFla2.mat.asm, whole genome shotgun sequence and includes:
- the SPEGNB gene encoding SPEG neighbor protein, with product MSKAAPKKAVAPPPPGCTLDINDPQVQNAAIRIQASYRGHRSRKELKEKGPPRVLQALKDVMLIEGSAARLECRISAFPDPFIRWLKDGRELKDGPKYRYVFEDPDIVALVVRDGELADLGLYTIAVKNTFGECSDSARILVEVPAKIEKGPESTKAKRGATVTLTAHISGEPAPDVGWAKDGEDIEEDDRVFYDIGSNSTTLTIKRVAASDAGKYEVFVENSLGTDESFARLDVL